In Corylus avellana chromosome ca2, CavTom2PMs-1.0, the following proteins share a genomic window:
- the LOC132172319 gene encoding oxoglutarate-dependent flavonoid 7-O-demethylase 1-like gives MEEKKKFWQHPGDLEGFGQAFVVSEEQKLDRADLFYMITLPTHLRKPYLLPEFPQPFRDTLEAYSVKLKALAMKILDLLAKALKMEAMDMKELFEEGWQSFRMNYYPPCPQPELVIGLNPHSDAVGLTILLQVNEMEGLQIRKNGMWTPVKPLPNAFVVNIGDILELVTNGLYQSIEHRATVNSEKERLSIAAFYSPKLDGDMGPAPSLVTAERPALFKRIGVAEYFRGFYSRELSGKSYVDVMRIQNDTH, from the exons atggaagagaagaagaagttttGGCAACATCCGGGAGATCTTGAGGGATTTGGGCAGGCCTTTGTTGTGTCTGAAGAGCAGAAGCTTGATCGGGCAGACTTATTCTACATGATCACTCTTCCAACCCATTTGAGGAAGCCCTACTTGCTCCCTGAGTTCCCTCAGCCATTcag AGATACCTTAGAAGCTTACTCAGTTAAATTGAAAGCTCTTGCCATGAAAATCCTTGACCTCCTGGCAAAAGCTCTCAAAATGGAAGCTATGGATATGAAGGAGTTGTTTGAAGAAGGGTGGCAAAGCTTTAGGATGAACTATTATCCTCCTTGTCCACAACCAGAGCTTGTCATTGGCCTCAATCCTCACTCTGATGCTGTTGGCCTAACAATCCTCCTACAAGTCAATGAAATGGAGGGTCTCCAGATAAGAAAAAATG ggatgtGGACTCCTGTTAAACCCCTCCCTAATGCTTTTGTGGTCAACATTGGAGATATCCTGGAG CTGGTGACGAATGGTCTATACCAAAGCATCGAGCATCGAGCGACGGTTAACTCGGAGAAGGAGAGGCTCTCTATAGCAGCATTTTACAGCCCAAAGCTGGATGGGGATATGGGACCAGCACCAAGCCTTGTTACAGCGGAGAGACCAGCATTGTTCAAAAGAATAGGTGTTGCAGAATACTTCAGGGGATTTTATTCCCGCGAACTAAGTGGAAAATCATATGTAGATGTCATGAGGATCCAAAATGATACCCATTAA
- the LOC132169385 gene encoding ankyrin repeat-containing protein ITN1-like, which yields MASSSGQDNYQEVDEPVPDHHNITIDQPYVERQQRFQYLDTSVRLYQAALKGDWQVAKNLAEKCPHLLRRPITEGNETALHIAVTAKRADFVKELVKWMTPDEIALQNNAGSTALYFAAVSGMVLIAMEMVEVNPQLPLIRGSSGKTPLYVAALNGRREMVWYLYSVTPFEDLEPIERIDILVATISTDLYGFKGMCNKALMQTLAHELLELIWREVLILPKDQFSNVIDVHSASLFGAAKVGNVEYIITVLRSYPDLIWQVDRKRRSIFHIAVKYRHESVFNLIYEIGAIKDIIAQYIDDNERNMLHLAGRLAPLHRLNIISGAPLQMQRELLWFKEIEKIVPRSYKKKNNIDQEGRKVAKTTPWELFTKEHEKLKEQGEKWMKDTANYCMLVATLIATVVFAAAFTVPGGNNQEIGTPIFLKSKWFTVFFISDALALVSSSTSILVFLSILTSRYTEKDFLVSLPTRLLFGLATLFISIASMVVAFSATCFLVHNSEMAWLPITIIALTGVPVTLFVVLHFRLWADIIRSTYWSQYLFQPHKRKLF from the exons ATGGCTTCTAGTAGTGGACAAGATAACTATCAAGAAGTAGATGAGCCAGTCCCAGATCATCACAATATAACAATAGACCAACCTTATGTTGAGA GGCAACAGAGATTTCAATACCTTGACACTTCTGTTCGTCTTTATCAAGCTGCCCTAAAAGGTGATTGGCAAGTTGCTAAGAATTTAGCTGAGAAATGTCCACATCTCTTACGGCGTCCCATAACAGAAGGTAATGAGACAGCTCTTCACATCGCAGTTACAGCAAAACGAGCTGATTTTGTAAAAGAACTGGTCAAATGGATGACTCCTGATGAGATAGCATTACAAAATAATGCGGGAAGCACAGCCCTTTACTTCGCTGCTGTATCAGGAATGGTGTTAATTGCTATGGAGATGGTGGAAGTGAACCCTCAACTGCCATTAATTCGTGGCAGCAGTGGAAAGACACCACTTTACGTGGCAGCTTTGAACGGACGTAGAGAGATGGTGTGGTATTTATACTCTGTGACTCCTTTTGAAGATTTGGAACCTATTGAACGCATTGATATCCTTGTTGCCACTATTTCTACTGATTTGTATG GGTTCAAGGGAATGTGTAACAAAGCTTTGATGCAGACATTGGCTCATGAATTACTTGAACTCATATGGAGAGAGGTTCTAATATTGCCAAAAGACCAGTTCTCAAACGTAATTGATGTGCATTCGGCTTCACTTTTTGGAGCTGCAAAAGTAGGGaatgttgaatatataattacaGTTTTACGATCTTATCCTGATCTCATATGGCAAGTAGACCGTAAACGCCGAAGTATATTTCACATTGCTGTTAAATATCGACACGAGAGTGTGTTCAATTTAATATATGAAATAGGTGCTATCAAGGATATTATTGCACAATATATTGATGACAACGAAAGGAACATGCTACACTTAGCTGGCCGATTGGCTCCTTTACATCGACTAAATATCATATCAGGAGCACCCCTTCAAATGCAACGAGAGTTACTGTGGTTTAAG GAGATAGAAAAGATTGTGCCACGTTcttacaagaagaaaaataatatagatCAAGAAGGCCGTAAAGTTGCAAAAACGACACCTTGGGAATTATTCACGAAGGAACATGAAAAGTTAAAAGAACAAGGTGAAAAGTGGATGAAAGACACAGCAAACTATTGCATGCTTGTGGCGACATTGATTGCCACTGTAGTCTTTGCTGCAGCTTTTACTGTACCAGGTGGCAACAATCAAGAAATAGGTACAcccatttttttgaaaagtaagtGGTTTACAGTGTTCTTCATATCAGATGCACTTGCATTGGTCTCCTCTTCCACTTCGATACtagtatttttatcaattctcaCTTCGCGTTATACAGAAAAGGATTTTCTCGTTTCATTGCCTACAAGGTTGTTGTTTGGACTTGCAACACTCTTCATCTCTATAGCAAGCATGGTTGTTGCTTTCAGTGCAACTTGCTTCTTGGTTCATAACAGCGAAATGGCATGGTTACCAATTACAATAATTGCTTTAACTGGTGTCCCAGTTACTTTATTTGTTGTGCTACATTTTCGTCTTTGGGCTGATATTATTCGCTCAACATACTGGTCCCAGTATCTTTTTCAGCCACATAAACGAAAGCTTTTTTAG